A segment of the Chryseobacterium scophthalmum genome:
GGAATACGGATTTAGAACAATTCAGACCCTCATTAGGATTTGGATTCAGATTTAACTTTTAAATTAATAAAAATGACAACATCTTATCAAAATATAAAATTCATCATTTTTCCAATCTATCTCATTATTATATTGTTCGCAACATCATCGACTGCTATACAGTGTTCAGGTAGTTCAGATTTGGAAGTGCAACAAAATTTCCCTTTTGAAGTGAATATAATGCCAGTCCCCAATGAAATTTCGCACAACGATACCGTAGAAATAAGAATCAAACTTTTAAAAACAGGCAATTATTTACATTCAAAATATTTCATTCGTTATTTTCAGTTTGAAGGAGAAGGAAAATTACAATACTATGACGAGCCCTCTTATCTACCCAATGATTTGTATGAACTTCCGAAAGACGAATTCAGGTTGTACTATACTTCCACATCATTGGTCTCCCAATATTTTGATATTTGGATTTCTGATAATTTTGGAAATGAGAGAAAAATAAGTTTTCAGTTTAATAATAAAGATTAGCTCAAAAAAAAGAAAGAAGATAATCTTAACAGGAAAAGGGTAAAGACAAAATGAAATGGAATATTTGGAGGGCATCTTTAGGGAAGAAAACGTTTATACCTTAGTCTTTTAGCTAGCAAAAGAATTGGTTTACTGCTACATTTTAGCAAACTTTTTACAGCTCTATTACGAAAAAACTGACACTAAATTATAAACCTACATGCTGTTGTATATAAAGTAAAATATCTTTATTCCATGTAATAATTAAGCTTGTCATCGCTAGTGAAACTGTAATAGCATAAATGTATATTTTGAGGTAAGAAACACTTTATTAGACTAAAAAAACGTCAAATTAAGACTTTAATTTGACGTTTCTTTATTGCCTAGATCATCATCAATTCTATTATTAATGAAATTTTAATATCCTCAATAGTGCCTCACTTATTTTTTTTGTAGCTAATTTTCTAATGTTGAACGCAAGTGATAATTATCAAAGCATAATTTTGACAAATGATAAAATAGCTAAGATGCCATTTCATAACAAATCCCAGATATTCAATGGATCAATCAATATCATTGGAGACAGGAAGAATATTGCAGGAAGATATTAGTATGACGCAGAGAAAATCCTACCATTAGTAACAATGGAGTAATTTATCAAGGCACAAAATGAAGCCTTGCATATGCTGTTGTATTAAATGGTATTTTTTGATTAAGTTTAACTGTTGACTCTATGTTGTTAATTATGCTAAATTTGCTTGCAAATATGAACTGATGATGCGAATGATAAAATGACTTATTAAGAAAATTGTATATCGATCTTCAAAACCAGTTTCACATAAGCTTTCTGATTTTACGGGATCAAAATAATTGGATTTTTTTGGACAAAGATAAATCAGGGTAATATTATCACGATCTAACTTCATAATGTAGATGTTCCTATTTATGATACAAACACACCATTAATATTATAGAATGACCTTCAAATTACTACATATTATAAATGATATCAAGAAAGTGCTTTTAACATGAGACTACTTTTTCAACACATATGTATATCTCTAAATATCCGCCAATAATTCTATAAGTTAAACAATCTAAATTAATCTATAAATTATTCTTTATGAAATTTTTGTTTTTACGTTGTATTGTAATTTCCTTTTTCTTCTATGCAGCCGAAAGTAGAGCCTGCTCCGCTTTTTTACTCACAGGTAAAGATCATAATGTCGTTGGTTTTAACGAAAACTGGAAGACGATGCCGGGAATGATTGTAGTCAATAAACGCGAGGTTTTGAAAAGGAACATAAGCTGGAAAAATCTGACCACTAATCAAACGCAACCCAATAAACAATGGATCTCAAAATTCGGATCTGTTACTTTCAATCTTCTGGGATACGATTTTCCTTGCTATGGTGTTAATGAAAAAGGTCTTTTTCTAGTTGAATTATACCTTGAGGAAACCACCAAAGTTTACAATCCAAAACAGCCAGATATGTTTTGGGCACAATGGATACAATATCAATTAGACAATTACAAATCGGTAAAAGAAGTTGTGGATCATCTGAATGAAGGTCCTAATATTGACTGGTGGCCTAATGCTGCCGGAAGTCACTTTTTCCTGGCCGATACAAAAGGAAATTCGGCAACGATTGCTTTATTAAATGGTAAATACAACGTGCTTACAAATAAGGAAATGCCAATGCCCCTACTGTGCAACAATCAATATCATAAAGATCTGACTTCTGCTAAAAAGTTTGATTTTCTTGGTGGAAACAAAAAGTTTGATTTTAATCAAAGCACAAACTGGGAAGACCGTTACAACAGAGCTTATTATATGTTGAAAAATTATAATTATGATAAAAAACCTGTAGATTATGCATGGAATATCTTAAACTCCATACATCCCGGTGAATGGCAGACAGTCATTGATACGAAAAAAATGAATCTTTTTTTTAAATCGGACCTAAAAAAAGAGGTCAAGACAATTGATATTAATAAATTAGATTTTTCCAAAAATGCCTCAATAAAATATTTAGATATCCACATTGATAAAACAGGAACCGTTAATGATCATTTCCAAAATCTTACGGTTTTAAAAAACAATGAGTATGTAGAAAAAGGATTTCCGATTGGGTATGACAATAAGGAATTTGGAACATCCCGTATTTTCGAGACGTTGAAAAAAAACATTGTACAATTCTTTGGAAACATTTTACAGGGAGCTTAATATTGAAAAAAAGTAAATAGATTTTTCAACTAAATCTATTGTTCAAAAAGCCAGCGAAGAAATTTCTTTGTTGTTTTTTTGGACTCAAATATTCTCGACAAGATTTACTTGCTTAAATTTTATAATTCTTTAGGATTTGTTGAGCAAGATGAGCCATATGATGAAGATGGAATTGGCAATATTAAGATGGTGAAAAAATGATATTAAATCAAATTCATAATATTTTTAATAATAATAATAATAATAATAATAGAACCATCTTTACTCCAATTGAAATAGAAGTCAGAAGAAAAAGGAAGCAGAATAAATCTTACACCTATCTCATAATAATGGCTGTACGACTGTGGTAAAATAGAAATCTCAATACCTTTTTTTATTAACGATATTATCGTAGATCCAAATTGAGAAGAAATGTAAAATTTGGGCATGATCTTGTAGTATGCGAAGATATCATCAAACAAAGATTCATAACTGCTGTCTTCACCACTGTAGGTTAAGATGGATTTTCCTCAACCAAACTTAGCGGTGTTACTGACTCTGTTATAAATTGATGATCTATGGGGATGACAAGACATCTCTTCTACAGTTGTAGATGTTCGTATCATCATGCAGGCTACACTCCTTGTCTAATTTTAAATGATCTTCTATTACATTCAGGACGTTTAATATTTTCGAATAGAATTATTGATTTAGCTAGCTAATCAACCAAGAAAAAAGAGAGAATCTTAATCGATTTGCTTTTTGATAATAGTTGGAAGCTAATAATTTTAATTGTTCTCCCCCATCCTACTCGAAATCACTCTTCTCAGCCTCTCTTCATTCTCGTCACCCCAATATCCCAATGTAGAAATTATCGGAATTAAGGTTTTACCAAAATCTGTGAGAGAATATTCAACTTTTGGAGGAACAACAGCATAAATCTTCTTCGTAACAAGTTCGTGTTCTTCAAGTTCTTTTAATTGGATATTTAAAACCCGTCTTGAGGCATCCGGAATTTTATGTTGCAATTCACTTGGACGTAAGTGTCCTTGATTGATAAACCAAAGCAAACGAATTTTCCACTTGCCATAAAGAACCTCGCCCATAAGGTCTAAACCACAGTTTAAATTTAAAGGTATTTTTCTTTTGTGCATACACAAATTTACTCCAATGTACCAA
Coding sequences within it:
- a CDS encoding DUF3872 domain-containing protein, encoding MTTSYQNIKFIIFPIYLIIILFATSSTAIQCSGSSDLEVQQNFPFEVNIMPVPNEISHNDTVEIRIKLLKTGNYLHSKYFIRYFQFEGEGKLQYYDEPSYLPNDLYELPKDEFRLYYTSTSLVSQYFDIWISDNFGNERKISFQFNNKD
- a CDS encoding linear amide C-N hydrolase gives rise to the protein MKFLFLRCIVISFFFYAAESRACSAFLLTGKDHNVVGFNENWKTMPGMIVVNKREVLKRNISWKNLTTNQTQPNKQWISKFGSVTFNLLGYDFPCYGVNEKGLFLVELYLEETTKVYNPKQPDMFWAQWIQYQLDNYKSVKEVVDHLNEGPNIDWWPNAAGSHFFLADTKGNSATIALLNGKYNVLTNKEMPMPLLCNNQYHKDLTSAKKFDFLGGNKKFDFNQSTNWEDRYNRAYYMLKNYNYDKKPVDYAWNILNSIHPGEWQTVIDTKKMNLFFKSDLKKEVKTIDINKLDFSKNASIKYLDIHIDKTGTVNDHFQNLTVLKNNEYVEKGFPIGYDNKEFGTSRIFETLKKNIVQFFGNILQGA
- a CDS encoding winged helix-turn-helix transcriptional regulator produces the protein MGEVLYGKWKIRLLWFINQGHLRPSELQHKIPDASRRVLNIQLKELEEHELVTKKIYAVVPPKVEYSLTDFGKTLIPIISTLGYWGDENEERLRRVISSRMGENN